In Triticum urartu cultivar G1812 chromosome 6, Tu2.1, whole genome shotgun sequence, the following proteins share a genomic window:
- the LOC125515971 gene encoding uncharacterized protein LOC125515971 — protein sequence MHEYCELPGCRDVLSCEEVAEIMIPTTLKLSMLRSRVILMRSFNKVVKLHHEHFALAGNFSSKNFQIYQDDSIKFDGLAEGAIVEYREAVGDLDYRQFVHMVTEEVFHGQKLPFDLTEWLRIISQGVNACDGSLLCSHIDLMEPYQGYGNFVSLFQLFWKVKDTAGGEDLLNSLGHYKGWKSEGLRCSFLRDTLNYEDDDGHRFEYEDDIRGLLRLLMNSFRHLAKSHCRLAIYLIMNEFRRLLSDLQRALH from the coding sequence ATGCACGAGTACTGTGAGCTCCCTGGATGTAGAGATGTCCTGAGCTGCGAAGAGGTTGCTGAGATAATGATACCGACCACTCTGAAGTTATCTATGCTTCGTAGCAGAGTGATCTTGATGCGTTCATTTAACAAAGTTGTCAAGCTCCATCATGAACACTTTGCTCTTGCTGGAAACTTTTCCTCGAAGAACTTCCAAATCTATCAAGATGACTCCATCAAGTTTGATGGTCTAGCCGAGGGCGCGATAGTGGAGTACCGTGAGGCTGTTGGGGACCTTGACTACCGCCAATTTGTTCATATGGTTACCGAGGAGGTATTTCATGGTCAGAAGCTACCATTTGATCTGACCGAGTGGCTAAGGATCATATCCCAGGGAGTGAACGCGTGTGATGGCAGCCTACTCTGTAGTCATATTGACCTGATGGAGCCTTATCAAGGATATGGAAACTTTGTCTCATTGTTTCAGCTGTTCTGGAAAGTCAAAGATACCGCTGGTGGAGAAGATCTTCTGAACTCCTTGGGACATTACAAAGGATGGAAATCTGAAGGCCTGCGTTGTTCGTTTCTTCGTGATACACTGAACTACGAGGACGATGATGGCCATAGATTTGAATATGAAGATGACATAAGAGGCCTTCTGAGGTTGTTGATGAACTCCTTCCGTCACTTAGCAAAAAGCCACTGCAGGCTCGCTATCTACCTGATTATGAATGAGTTCCGCAGGTTGCTATCTGATCTTCAAAGGGCATTGCACTAG
- the LOC125515970 gene encoding uncharacterized protein LOC125515970, which yields MPKRQHLHLDGDRTGKRPRRPPKKHLYLVLDDWDTGFSIYKVDADTLQDTCTSDMRLGFPGPPVLRFPVPVRHLGMSFTAFGNSIFIATNPHCPQTPILVYDTEIAGITIGPSLPRSLLGGIDISVAAGDKLYALTSRHDGEQHSFEAMSWAATGSDELEDPRPAMDWSWKRVPSPPPFAMDDIISSYALHPDGHTIFMSAHDSLYQHVPKGTFSFDTKRSEWRWHGEWALPFQGQGYYDSELDAWVGLRKDGYICACEVASRSRESAVQPYCKIAKEKLFLKVPERRLAAIRATLAYMGNSNFCLVDCVQRDGVEPTCIVDCCVLHMSTFGLKYDHRGELQTTHHCYSSCVVSKHILSFSPVVFWM from the coding sequence ATGCCTAAGCGTCAGCACTTGCACCTCGACGGTGACCGCACCGGAAAAAGGCCGCGGCGTCCGCCGAAGAAGCACCTCTACCTGGTGCTGGATGATTGGGACACGGGCTTCAGCATCTACAAGGTTGATGCCGACACTTTGCAAGATACCTGCACCAGCGACATGCGGTTAGGGTTCCCTGGCCCTCCCGTCCTCCGGTTTCCTGTGCCAGTACGCCATCTTGGCATGAGCTTCACGGCCTTTGGTAACAGCATCTTCATCGCCACCAACCCACACTGTCCACAGACTCCCATCCTCGTATATGATACCGAGATAGCGGGAATCACCATCGGGCCAAGCCTACCACGTTCACTGCTTGGCGGCATTGACATCTCTGTGGCCGCCGGTGATAAGTTGTATGCATTGACATCTCGCCATGACGGCGAGCAGCACTCTTTTGAGGCCATGTCTTGGGCAGCCACGGGAAGCGATGAGCTTGAGGATCCACGGCCAGCCATGGATTGGTCCTGGAAAAGGGTGCCATCGCCACCGCCATTTGCCATGGATGATATAATTTCCTCTTACGCGCTGCACCCGGATGGGCACACCATATTCATGTCTGCACACGACAGTCTTTATCAACATGTTCCAAAGGGTACCTTCTCATTTGACACCAAGCGTTCTGAGTGGAGGTGGCATGGGGAATGGGCACTACCTTTCCAAGGACAAGGCTACTATGACAGCGAGCTAGACGCATGGGTTGGGCTCCGTAAAGACGGGTACATTTGTGCCTGTGAAGTCGCCTCCCGCAGCCGCGAAAGTGCTGTGCAGCCATATTGTAAGATTGCGAAGGAGAAGTTGTTCCTCAAAGTCCCGGAGCGGCGGCTAGCAGCAATAAGGGCCACTCTCGCGTACATGGGCAACAGCAACTTTTGCCTTGTCGATTGTGTGCAGCGCGACGGAGTGGAGCCTACATGCATCGTCGATTGTTGCGTGCTCCATATGAGCACGTTTGGGCTTAAGTATGATCACAGGGGAGAGCTGCAAACCACGCACCACTGCTATAGCTCTTGTGTAGTGTCCAAGCATATCCTGTCCTTTTCTCCTGTAGTGTTCTGGATGTAA